The proteins below come from a single Paludibacter jiangxiensis genomic window:
- the araJ gene encoding MFS transporter AraJ, translating into MKKSIVALAFGTLCLGMSEFAMMGILPDVAHDLLISIDTAGHLISAYALGVCAGAPMLILARKFQLKHILLALIALILLGNLGAAVAPNYSLLLLARFISGIPHGAYFGVGTIVSDKLADKGKGSQAIALMVSGMTIANLFGVPLCTWLSVALSWRITFLLIGCWSIITLLFIAKWVPRVPGLPDSGFRGQFRFLKSPAPWLLIGAVLLGNGGVFAWYSYINPLLRDVSGFDPHVITFLMVLAGLGMVVGNLTGGVLSDRYNPAKVASLTQISIGITLLLIFFLSPISWLSVLLMMLCTTGLFALSSPQQILIIRYSKGGEMLGAACVQIAFNLGNAIGAYCGGLTLHAGLDCRYPSLVGVPFALTGCLLLYIFYKRYSFAHYGR; encoded by the coding sequence ATGAAGAAAAGCATTGTAGCATTGGCATTTGGCACTTTATGTCTGGGCATGTCCGAGTTTGCCATGATGGGAATATTACCCGATGTAGCTCACGACCTACTCATCAGTATCGACACGGCCGGTCACCTGATTTCTGCCTATGCCCTTGGGGTTTGCGCAGGAGCTCCCATGCTCATTCTGGCGCGCAAATTTCAACTAAAACACATACTATTGGCGCTGATTGCCCTTATCCTGCTCGGAAATCTGGGCGCCGCTGTTGCACCAAACTACTCCCTGCTTTTGTTAGCCCGCTTCATTTCAGGTATTCCGCACGGAGCATATTTCGGCGTGGGCACCATCGTCTCCGACAAGCTGGCCGACAAAGGAAAAGGATCACAAGCTATTGCTCTGATGGTATCAGGCATGACCATCGCCAACCTCTTCGGAGTTCCGCTGTGTACCTGGCTAAGCGTGGCGCTGTCATGGCGCATTACCTTTCTGCTCATCGGATGCTGGAGCATTATCACCCTGCTATTCATTGCAAAATGGGTTCCGCGTGTACCCGGCCTGCCCGATTCGGGATTCAGAGGCCAGTTTCGTTTTCTGAAATCACCTGCACCCTGGCTACTGATAGGAGCTGTTCTGTTGGGCAACGGAGGCGTTTTTGCATGGTACAGTTACATCAATCCCCTACTGAGAGACGTATCAGGTTTCGATCCGCACGTCATTACGTTTCTGATGGTGCTTGCAGGGTTAGGGATGGTAGTAGGCAATCTTACCGGAGGCGTTTTGTCCGACCGCTATAATCCTGCCAAAGTTGCCTCACTGACTCAGATATCCATAGGCATCACTTTGCTGCTTATCTTTTTCCTGTCGCCCATATCGTGGTTATCGGTACTACTGATGATGTTATGCACCACCGGACTATTCGCACTTTCGAGTCCGCAGCAGATACTAATCATCCGCTATTCGAAAGGAGGAGAAATGCTGGGTGCTGCCTGTGTGCAAATTGCTTTCAACCTCGGGAATGCCATCGGAGCCTATTGCGGAGGCCTCACCTTACACGCCGGACTCGATTGCCGCTATCCGTCTCTGGTAGGCGTACCTTTTGCCCTTACCGGATGCCTGCTGCTTTACATTTTCTACAAACGCTATAGTTTCGCCCACTACGGACGCTAA
- a CDS encoding DMT family transporter — MSNKPATPREWSKPTIYTAIILSMVFWSFSYVWTNIALRSFTVITLLESRLLVATVVMFLFGIFTRQLQLPRREDIKWFLLLAFFEPFLYFIGETYGLKRISPTIASVMIATIPLFAPFSAYFILKEKISKANIAGIIVSFAGIVSIVTVGSDKATATDTAGVLLIALAVASAIFYATVLKKLSAHYNGITLVTYQNIIGFFYFLPLFLGIEAPHLHEIVWRTDSIVCMLLLALFASFIAFVLFAEAVRRIGVARSNVFCNLLPVLTAIFSALILHEVLPAQQIIGMVVVIAGLFVSQINKKVRK, encoded by the coding sequence ATGTCGAATAAGCCGGCCACTCCCCGCGAGTGGAGCAAACCAACGATTTACACGGCCATTATACTATCCATGGTATTCTGGTCGTTTTCGTACGTATGGACCAACATTGCCCTGCGATCGTTCACCGTCATTACGCTGCTCGAATCCCGTTTACTGGTAGCCACTGTCGTGATGTTTCTGTTCGGCATATTTACCCGTCAGCTCCAACTACCCCGACGAGAAGACATTAAATGGTTCCTGCTGCTTGCCTTTTTCGAGCCTTTCCTCTATTTTATCGGCGAAACCTACGGGTTGAAACGGATCAGTCCGACCATCGCTTCGGTGATGATTGCCACCATTCCGCTTTTTGCTCCGTTTTCGGCATATTTCATCCTGAAAGAGAAGATCAGCAAAGCCAATATAGCAGGTATTATTGTATCATTTGCCGGCATCGTGTCCATTGTCACTGTGGGTAGCGACAAAGCCACTGCTACCGACACTGCGGGCGTTTTACTCATTGCTTTGGCCGTAGCATCGGCTATATTCTATGCCACAGTACTGAAAAAACTCTCGGCTCATTACAACGGCATTACTCTGGTTACCTACCAAAATATTATCGGCTTCTTCTATTTCCTACCTCTGTTTCTGGGAATAGAAGCTCCTCATCTACACGAAATAGTGTGGCGCACCGATTCCATTGTCTGCATGTTGCTTTTGGCACTTTTTGCCTCGTTCATTGCTTTTGTCCTGTTTGCAGAAGCGGTGCGACGCATTGGAGTTGCCCGTAGCAACGTATTTTGCAACCTGCTACCGGTACTCACCGCCATTTTCTCGGCACTCATTCTGCACGAAGTATTGCCCGCTCAACAAATTATTGGAATGGTAGTAGTTATTGCCGGACTGTTCGTCAGCCAGATAAACAAGAAAGTGAGAAAGTGA
- a CDS encoding adenosine kinase → MSNKILGMGNALVDILTILESDELLHQLELPKGSMQLIDRDTMNRISGHTEEYNKNMVAGGSASNTLNAVARLGLPAGFVGKIGPDEVGEFYQADARANGINPMLFASENESGRCLVMISNDGERTLCTYLGASAELEAKDIVPSLFEGYRIFHIEGYLVQNYDLIRTAIHTAKAAGLTVSLDLASFNVVEANIDFLKEIIPGNVDIVFANEEEAKALTGKEPEEALQELGAMCPVAVVKIGKAGSLIKHGSDVIRVQGFEANCVDTTGAGDIYAAGFLYGFAKDLPLEMSGLIGSYLAARVVEEIGPKIQHERWSDIHKWIEQLLNVE, encoded by the coding sequence ATGAGTAACAAAATATTGGGCATGGGAAATGCCCTCGTAGACATACTAACCATCCTCGAATCGGACGAGTTGCTTCATCAGTTGGAATTGCCCAAGGGCAGCATGCAGCTGATCGACCGCGACACAATGAACCGAATCAGCGGGCACACGGAAGAATACAACAAAAATATGGTAGCCGGAGGTTCGGCCTCAAATACTCTTAATGCGGTGGCTCGCTTAGGATTACCTGCCGGATTTGTAGGCAAAATAGGTCCCGACGAAGTAGGTGAATTTTATCAGGCCGATGCCCGTGCCAACGGTATCAATCCCATGCTTTTCGCGTCCGAAAATGAGTCAGGGCGCTGCCTTGTAATGATCTCGAATGATGGAGAACGCACTCTCTGCACGTATCTCGGAGCTAGTGCCGAACTGGAAGCCAAAGATATCGTTCCCTCCCTGTTTGAGGGTTACCGCATTTTCCACATAGAAGGTTATCTGGTTCAGAATTACGATTTGATCCGTACAGCCATCCATACGGCAAAGGCTGCCGGTCTCACCGTTTCCCTCGACCTTGCCAGCTTCAACGTAGTGGAAGCCAATATCGATTTCCTGAAAGAGATTATTCCCGGCAACGTTGACATCGTGTTTGCCAACGAAGAAGAAGCCAAAGCGCTTACCGGCAAAGAACCGGAAGAGGCTCTGCAGGAACTGGGAGCTATGTGCCCGGTAGCTGTAGTAAAAATCGGAAAAGCCGGTTCGCTCATCAAACACGGCAGCGATGTGATTCGTGTGCAGGGTTTTGAGGCTAACTGTGTAGACACCACAGGCGCAGGCGACATTTATGCGGCAGGATTTTTGTATGGCTTTGCCAAAGATCTTCCTCTCGAAATGAGCGGTCTCATCGGTTCGTATCTGGCTGCCCGTGTTGTGGAAGAAATTGGTCCGAAAATACAGCACGAACGCTGGAGCGACATTCATAAATGGATTGAACAGCTGTTAAATGTCGAATAA
- a CDS encoding TlpA family protein disulfide reductase: MKQIILISLVTILAFGKLQAKENSIVTLTVHDNPNSTYRLAIAEPLDGCYNSKASTYSQIIKDGSEVTFVPKQKSPSIITVDVGKHLFKIIIVPNNKIHVDIYPQIPSNDGVVFSGDNAAGQKWLNENVAAATSMNIQAIFKANKKNYPLIYRNIFSYADASQHYIDSLKKATSISDSFATMLERNKLAEIYFFAINEYNALLFRVRNSDFTDADSIAIRDSQNKIFENFAPYSHDLFTYCWGKLYFQGYFYVVYHNTSSSDKRYLPVFGSYGTYGILPEDILRQMLGETIVSQYIYNLNEFDKEKATAYFREKYPDSEYLPVIDRLAAKAKESSKTTDKNVNIENPSVTKNQKPLKGTLTAMPFDKAIHIDTSAVTKNLKSLKELHETYFKGKKIFIDLWATWCRPCREEFAYKDRVDSLLELHHILPVFLSIDIPDFKQRWIHDVIALKLSGHHFMVNEILKEDIRKTIYDAKPMIDIPQYIYMDEDGNIINKDAPRPSNIRKLEKLLSSQ; this comes from the coding sequence ATGAAACAAATAATTTTAATCTCATTGGTAACTATTCTGGCATTTGGAAAACTACAAGCCAAGGAGAATAGCATTGTCACGTTAACGGTACATGACAACCCAAATTCAACTTATCGTCTCGCCATAGCTGAACCGCTGGATGGATGTTATAATAGCAAGGCTTCAACATATAGTCAAATTATTAAAGATGGAAGTGAGGTAACTTTCGTTCCTAAACAAAAGTCACCTTCTATTATCACTGTAGATGTTGGCAAACATTTGTTCAAGATTATTATAGTGCCGAATAATAAGATACACGTTGACATATATCCGCAAATTCCCAGCAATGATGGAGTTGTTTTTTCCGGAGATAATGCAGCAGGACAAAAATGGCTGAACGAAAATGTTGCAGCTGCAACAAGCATGAATATTCAAGCAATATTTAAAGCAAACAAGAAAAATTATCCTTTGATCTATAGAAATATATTTAGTTATGCTGATGCATCTCAACATTATATTGATTCGCTAAAAAAAGCAACTTCAATATCCGACTCGTTTGCGACAATGTTGGAAAGAAACAAATTGGCTGAGATTTACTTCTTTGCCATTAATGAATATAATGCACTTCTTTTTAGAGTGAGAAACAGCGATTTTACAGATGCTGATAGTATAGCTATTCGAGACAGTCAGAACAAAATCTTTGAGAACTTCGCCCCTTATTCTCATGATCTTTTCACATACTGTTGGGGAAAACTCTATTTTCAAGGTTATTTTTATGTTGTTTATCATAATACATCCTCTTCGGATAAAAGATATTTGCCTGTTTTTGGCTCTTACGGAACATATGGTATTCTTCCGGAAGATATTCTTAGACAGATGTTAGGAGAGACTATTGTTTCTCAATACATATACAACTTGAATGAGTTTGATAAAGAAAAAGCCACTGCCTATTTCAGAGAGAAATATCCTGACAGTGAATATTTGCCGGTTATTGACCGGTTGGCTGCAAAAGCAAAAGAATCCTCAAAAACCACAGATAAAAATGTGAATATAGAGAATCCGTCAGTTACTAAAAACCAAAAACCACTTAAGGGAACATTGACTGCAATGCCGTTTGACAAAGCCATCCATATCGATACCTCCGCTGTTACCAAGAATTTGAAATCACTCAAAGAACTTCACGAAACCTATTTTAAAGGCAAAAAAATATTCATCGACCTTTGGGCAACATGGTGCCGCCCATGTAGAGAAGAGTTTGCTTATAAAGACAGAGTAGATTCATTATTAGAATTGCATCATATTCTCCCTGTATTTTTATCCATTGATATCCCCGATTTTAAGCAACGGTGGATACATGATGTAATAGCATTGAAATTAAGCGGTCATCATTTTATGGTAAATGAAATATTGAAGGAAGATATCCGTAAGACCATTTATGATGCCAAACCAATGATAGATATACCTCAATATATCTATATGGATGAAGATGGAAATATTATTAATAAGGATGCTCCACGTCCGAGTAATATAAGAAAATTGGAAAAATTATTGTCGTCTCAATAG
- a CDS encoding DUF4738 domain-containing protein — translation MKYTLLLIFCLTLFECTNNKHNRINKSPDSILKVPSFKEKGSEHTHWVTDTTNLSSDTIFSIRNQLFMVSIKTLSPDENSYVSYLIDKDTFKIKDKRFLVVIKNNRSLIYSNIISRRNFKNKFSKTDYLSFSLMNLWFDSADNKAIKLKASLCVPDTDNCRLFTIIIDSKGQVQITEEESPMPHD, via the coding sequence ATGAAGTATACTTTATTATTGATATTTTGCCTTACTCTATTTGAATGCACAAACAACAAACACAATAGGATCAATAAGTCCCCCGATAGTATCTTGAAGGTTCCCTCTTTTAAAGAAAAAGGGTCTGAACATACACATTGGGTTACAGACACTACAAATCTATCAAGTGATACGATATTTAGCATTAGGAATCAATTATTTATGGTTTCAATTAAAACATTATCACCAGATGAGAATAGTTATGTGTCTTACTTGATAGATAAAGACACATTCAAGATAAAAGACAAAAGATTTTTAGTTGTAATAAAAAACAATAGAAGTTTGATTTATTCTAATATTATTAGTAGGCGTAACTTTAAGAATAAGTTTTCAAAAACCGACTATCTTTCATTTAGTTTAATGAATCTTTGGTTTGATTCTGCAGATAATAAAGCAATTAAACTTAAGGCCAGTTTATGTGTTCCTGATACAGACAATTGTCGACTTTTTACAATAATAATAGATAGCAAAGGACAAGTTCAAATTACAGAAGAGGAATCCCCGATGCCACACGATTAG
- a CDS encoding hybrid sensor histidine kinase/response regulator transcription factor, producing the protein MKSSILIFPLIIISVLFFLPFSQIQAQISRLYTSSNSGLPNSQINQIYQDKKGFVWIATEDGLSYFDGMKFSIFLHKSGDPKSIKSNYVQTLFEDDCNNFWIGTVSGLQLYHRNFNSFQNFPLYEAKTNILLKPHITAILNSDKDNIVVCTAGHSFYRINKHTLKVTQIENTIKNQPSSFIRSAFQDSHNNMWIGTETEGCILYRTQKGRYVPVKQWLKGKYITSIAEDKSTGKILLGCYNRGMFVYDETTGNVREATTPDARNCAVRSMLYDSKGRIWVGTNDRGLMLFDAKNERFETVPRENNDRSNSTWHVSALMEDNQGNIWAGLYQKGIYFIPNFVNKFEYYGFSSQTQEENSNCVHSILIDKDGGMWVGTDGSGLFYKAKGQSNTINFTKSNSSLPDNSITSLYQDKKGTIWIGTSLNGLCICNGGRSIQRYPKQNQIGSNKIMCLYGDASGNIWVGTYDGGLNRIDAATGAISLYKNTIGNSTQTELSNNWINTMTSDRNGNLIVGTLKGLNVIDKSGRLHYYNDIKGLPDNIKIYSLCEDSNGLLWIGSNSSLLSFDRKSGRVQTYTMANGLPNNFINAIVEDSNKNLWITTNHGLAKFSLQNKTFIKFYSYDGLQSDEFRRRAFFKAADGKLYFGGINGVTAFYPKNICHSRKVPNVYITNFYVFNKSVNVGQESSKMVELDKAVSYAKEIKLRQSDNVFSIEFVALEFTHPQSITYKYKMEGFDKEWKETGADNRLVTYTNLPHGTYTFKVQACSSDLQGSYNETELTIVILPPWWQSVWAYMLYFIILGFIIYRMYEKLQQKMRDKQMQVEREHSEHIKEAKLQFFTNISHEIRTPITLIMSPLDKLRMEEKDSQKKDLYNLMYRNSSRILRLINQLMDMRKIDNNQMQMHFQETDIVFFLKDIMMSFDYLAKNKQIDFRLESEYEHLTAWVDQSNFDKIIFNVLSNAFKFTPEGGKITVNLMTGEDRNATNELQYYFEIKIHDSGPGIKQEAINKIYDRFYQANSQAEYLGSGIGLHLTKQLVDLHHGTISAQNEEVGCSFIIRIPLTYDHLTEAELQTSRQGDMYPQPAKMSRNEENFTILEGAEDTETQKKIKSKPTVVIVDDDKDILSYLRIELSDQYNVESFDSSKAAWNAITSILPDVVISDIVMPEMDGNELCRKIKSNTNTNHIPIIMLSSRTKDENIIEGLDSGADTYLTKPFNIDILKRNIAQLIGARQTIKKKYSQPIDYDYEHLKINSADKRLLEKTIEVIRKNIEDSDFSVEKLSEEVGLSRVHLNRKLKELINTSPSEMIRSIRLKQAAFLLLNNEVNISEVAYKVGFSSHSYFTNSFHDFFGMKPSEFIEKYKNDPNNPILKDIIG; encoded by the coding sequence ATGAAAAGCAGCATACTCATTTTTCCATTGATCATAATCAGTGTATTGTTCTTTTTGCCATTTTCTCAAATACAAGCGCAAATATCCCGTTTATACACTTCTTCCAATTCTGGTCTGCCTAACAGTCAGATAAACCAGATCTATCAGGACAAAAAAGGGTTTGTATGGATCGCCACGGAAGACGGATTGAGCTATTTCGATGGGATGAAGTTCTCTATTTTTCTTCACAAATCGGGTGACCCCAAGTCCATCAAAAGCAATTATGTTCAAACTCTTTTTGAGGACGACTGTAACAACTTTTGGATAGGAACTGTAAGCGGATTACAGTTATACCACAGAAATTTCAATAGCTTCCAAAATTTCCCTCTCTATGAGGCGAAAACAAATATTTTGCTAAAGCCACACATCACGGCTATCCTAAACAGCGACAAAGACAATATTGTGGTTTGCACGGCAGGACACAGTTTTTATCGTATCAACAAGCATACCCTCAAAGTAACTCAAATAGAGAACACTATCAAAAACCAACCAAGTTCATTTATTCGATCTGCTTTTCAGGATTCTCATAACAACATGTGGATCGGCACAGAAACCGAAGGATGCATTTTGTACCGTACTCAAAAAGGCAGATACGTTCCCGTTAAACAATGGTTGAAAGGGAAATATATTACCTCTATTGCAGAAGATAAATCAACTGGCAAAATACTACTTGGCTGCTATAACAGAGGCATGTTTGTATACGATGAGACCACCGGCAATGTGAGAGAAGCCACAACTCCGGATGCCCGCAATTGTGCGGTACGATCAATGCTATACGATTCTAAAGGACGCATTTGGGTGGGAACCAACGATAGGGGCTTAATGCTTTTTGACGCTAAAAACGAACGTTTTGAAACTGTTCCCCGCGAAAACAACGACCGTTCCAACAGCACCTGGCATGTGAGCGCACTAATGGAAGACAACCAGGGGAATATCTGGGCCGGTTTATACCAGAAAGGAATTTATTTCATTCCCAACTTCGTAAATAAATTTGAATATTATGGATTCAGCTCGCAAACACAAGAGGAAAACAGCAACTGTGTCCATTCCATATTGATAGATAAAGATGGAGGCATGTGGGTCGGAACCGATGGAAGTGGTTTGTTTTATAAAGCAAAAGGTCAAAGCAATACTATTAATTTCACCAAATCCAATTCGTCGCTTCCTGACAATTCCATTACTTCATTATATCAGGATAAAAAAGGAACCATTTGGATTGGCACCAGTCTTAACGGGTTATGCATATGCAACGGAGGCCGGAGTATACAACGTTATCCGAAGCAAAATCAGATTGGAAGTAACAAAATCATGTGTCTGTATGGAGATGCTTCAGGGAATATCTGGGTAGGCACATACGACGGAGGCTTAAACCGAATAGATGCGGCAACCGGTGCTATTTCACTATATAAAAACACAATAGGAAACAGTACTCAAACGGAACTGAGCAACAACTGGATCAACACCATGACATCGGACCGGAATGGCAATCTCATTGTTGGAACGCTCAAAGGTTTGAACGTGATTGATAAATCAGGAAGGCTACACTATTACAACGATATAAAGGGACTTCCCGACAACATAAAAATTTACTCGCTTTGCGAAGATTCCAACGGTTTGTTATGGATTGGATCCAATAGCAGCCTGCTTTCCTTTGACCGCAAATCGGGTCGTGTGCAAACCTATACCATGGCCAACGGACTACCCAATAACTTCATCAATGCTATTGTGGAAGATAGCAATAAAAACCTTTGGATAACCACCAATCACGGTCTTGCAAAGTTCTCGCTACAAAACAAAACATTCATCAAGTTTTACTCTTACGACGGCTTACAGAGTGACGAATTCAGACGGAGAGCTTTTTTCAAAGCTGCCGACGGAAAACTTTATTTCGGTGGTATCAATGGTGTCACCGCCTTTTACCCGAAAAACATTTGCCACTCCCGCAAGGTTCCGAATGTATATATCACCAACTTCTATGTATTCAACAAATCGGTGAACGTAGGTCAGGAATCGAGCAAAATGGTTGAGTTAGACAAAGCTGTGTCGTATGCAAAAGAGATTAAACTGCGCCAAAGCGACAACGTTTTCTCAATTGAGTTTGTAGCGCTGGAATTTACCCATCCTCAAAGTATTACTTATAAATACAAAATGGAAGGGTTCGACAAAGAATGGAAAGAAACAGGAGCCGACAATCGTCTGGTTACATATACCAACCTACCCCATGGAACCTATACATTTAAGGTTCAGGCTTGCAGTTCCGATTTACAGGGCTCTTACAATGAAACCGAACTAACCATTGTCATACTGCCTCCCTGGTGGCAGTCCGTGTGGGCATACATGCTGTATTTCATCATTTTAGGTTTCATAATTTATCGAATGTACGAAAAATTGCAACAAAAAATGCGTGACAAGCAAATGCAGGTAGAACGCGAACATTCTGAACACATAAAAGAAGCCAAACTTCAATTCTTCACCAATATTTCGCACGAAATCAGGACTCCCATCACCCTCATTATGAGTCCTCTTGATAAGTTGAGAATGGAGGAAAAGGATAGTCAGAAGAAAGATCTCTATAATCTGATGTATCGTAACAGTTCTCGTATTTTACGACTAATCAACCAGTTAATGGATATGCGTAAAATAGACAACAACCAGATGCAGATGCATTTTCAGGAAACAGATATTGTCTTCTTCCTGAAAGATATCATGATGTCGTTTGACTATCTGGCAAAAAACAAACAGATTGATTTCCGGCTTGAGAGCGAATATGAACATCTGACGGCGTGGGTCGACCAAAGTAATTTTGATAAGATCATTTTCAATGTTTTATCGAATGCCTTTAAGTTTACGCCCGAAGGAGGAAAAATCACTGTTAACCTCATGACCGGAGAGGACCGGAATGCTACCAACGAATTACAGTATTATTTCGAAATCAAGATTCACGATTCGGGCCCCGGCATTAAGCAGGAAGCTATTAACAAAATATACGACCGCTTTTATCAGGCCAACAGTCAGGCTGAATATCTCGGATCCGGAATTGGTCTTCACCTTACCAAACAGCTGGTAGATTTGCATCACGGTACAATTTCGGCTCAAAACGAAGAAGTTGGATGTTCGTTTATCATCCGGATACCTCTCACGTACGATCATCTCACGGAAGCAGAACTCCAGACCAGCAGACAAGGGGATATGTATCCGCAACCGGCTAAAATGTCGCGCAATGAAGAGAACTTCACTATTCTGGAAGGTGCAGAAGACACCGAAACACAGAAGAAGATTAAAAGTAAGCCGACGGTTGTGATTGTGGATGACGACAAGGACATACTTTCCTATCTGCGGATTGAACTGTCGGATCAATACAATGTGGAAAGTTTCGACAGCAGTAAAGCCGCCTGGAACGCTATTACCAGTATTTTACCCGACGTGGTGATCAGCGACATTGTGATGCCGGAAATGGATGGTAACGAGTTGTGCCGCAAGATAAAGAGCAATACCAACACCAACCATATTCCTATTATCATGCTGTCGTCCAGAACCAAAGACGAGAACATTATCGAAGGATTGGACAGTGGCGCAGATACTTATCTTACCAAGCCGTTCAATATCGACATTTTGAAACGGAACATAGCTCAATTGATCGGAGCACGGCAAACTATTAAAAAGAAGTACAGTCAGCCCATTGACTACGACTATGAACACCTGAAAATAAACTCAGCAGACAAACGACTACTCGAAAAAACGATCGAGGTGATACGGAAGAATATCGAAGATTCTGATTTCAGTGTGGAAAAGCTGAGCGAAGAGGTTGGTTTGAGCCGCGTACACCTGAACCGGAAACTAAAGGAACTGATAAACACTTCGCCCAGCGAAATGATACGTTCCATCCGTTTGAAACAGGCCGCCTTCCTGTTGCTCAACAACGAGGTGAATATTTCGGAAGTGGCTTATAAAGTAGGATTTTCAAGTCACTCCTACTTCACCAATAGCTTCCATGACTTCTTCGGCATGAAACCCTCGGAGTTCATTGAGAAATACAAGAACGACCCGAATAACCCAATTTTGAAGGACATTATCGGATAA